The nucleotide window TGTCACGTTATATATTCAGCCACTTGACACAGTCGGAGTTACCGGCTTAATAGTTGCTGTTACCGCGATAAACACCACAATAATATTTAGATGGTGACATTTCGTCACTGTTTAAAACCTTTCTTATCCCTGCAATGCCATAATTTCATGAGTTTTTTACTAAATGCAAGGTTGTAAAAGGACGAAGGAACTTAAAAGTTTTCCCACGTAAGTACAGTAGGCCaagatttttttacaaatttcattacccAAATTATTTTCCCCAAATGGTAAAggctttttttaaataatccGGAAATGTCAACGCACACAAGTGCTACGAATACTTCATtcacttttcacaaaaaaatacgACATCTAGGCTAacaatcacaacaaaaatgttcaaggtaggtttgcttgtttgtgttttgGTGTTGAGGTAAAGCAAGTTTGATGCCATTTTGAGTTTGGGGTAGGGTcaattacaaaaacattatcTCTGGGTTGAGGTTGTTTGCACCCAGACTTACTTTCCTtggacaatttttattttttaggttGTGCCAGGGAATTGGAATTTTTATCTCTTCCGgtaattttcaatttgacaAGCGTAACGAAAACTAGAGTCGCGAACATGTTTCCGCAAATGGTTGTGGTAAAGTCGAATGGAATTGCATGCATAATTTGCGATCTTATAGCTGGTACAGTTTCTACAAATAAAGAGCTTCATGATTTAGCACACAAAACCAAGTTTTTGGAGAACTATGCATAAAGTATTGCGGCTAACGATTACATGCAGGCAAACTATATGGCCACGAAAAAGGAAGTTGAGAGAATTGGGTAGACCTGGAGAATATTTAGCCGGAAAGAAAAAAGTCTCAAAATAAGTTGGGAAGTATCCAACAATCCAACCAATAAAAGACAACTTTGCGGATGATGTCTTACACAAGTCTAGTAAtactttcttttcaaacacCACACTGTACGAGATGGACCCTTGGTTACGAAACTTCGCTTTCAAGAATGGTTTGCATGAAGCTTTCATTAAAGGGATTGAAGGTTTGTTGgcaattctgttgtttttccAGGCATTACATATGTGGCATTTTGTTTTGCGGCAAGCGATTAttccatttttattgtaaaacttcATAACTTGTGGGAGCAAAGTtattaaacttaaaacttCTATTGCTGTTCAAAACAACTTAGTTTCAAAAGCTTTCTGCTCCGTTTGCAAGACTTCCTTGTAACTAATTTCGCCTGCCGGTGGTGAGTTACGCGTTACGTTTTTACTTCGCACTTGATCCCAGAGTGATTCCATGCGTAATCAATGATTCgtagaaaaagcaaaaacagagGACGACGACGAAATTACACATAACGCAGTAATGCTTGAATTGCGTGCGATTGCTAATAcaaaaaaagctttgtaaTGTAGCCAagactgttttattttgcaaccatGAACCGTTGCGAACTATTTTCAAGCTTTGCGACATTGTTATGAAGGAGACCGGAGGggcatatttttatgtaaaacacTGATCAGTAGCATTACCAAAGCTAGTTCAAAACGTTCAATATACTCCATTTGCACATATGTCTGGCTGTTGTCCGGCCAAAAATGAATCGATTTACATTCTGTTGTACCAACACGAGGAACGAGCTTCGTGATATTAAatgattaaacttttggctATAAATTGTCTATTGCATTGGTGATTGGTTACTTTATTATGTAAAAGTCGGTTTACGCAGCGTTAATTGGTGGTGTACACactaaattttattacaatagaTATAATATGCATTGTATTTGAGTACTGTATTAGAGATTTAATGCTAACGTAAACTTagtaaattttgcaacttgTTCCAAAATTATAGCCCTTAGTTTTACGGTCAAAAATGTAAACctgtctttatttttaaaaagcaaagtttgtgaTTACTGCACTGCTTTTGCGTTATTATATTTCATTACGTTGGTAACTGACATGGCTACTGTAATACatactataataaaaatacatacCTATTATATATGTATTGTGTACAAgtttgtaatttgtatagtGCTATATTTTGcgcaattgaaataatttatcatagtttaaaaaaatatatagagGATTTATAAGCGTTACCATTTTAACGAATAATTTACAATATGTGCACTTTGCAGTTGCCACAGTCACAGTACACGATCTGCCTTCATCTCTTCAAGAAGTTGGAACTAATATCAGTCCATTCAGTCTCAAAGACAGAAGACttcttgaaagattttttggaaCAGCGATGGAGCAGTTTTTGCTGGAGGTGAACAGTGGTTTGTTGTGAGTTAGGATCTAACAAACaagattttgtattttcattgtGGCAGTGAAGCCCTGTTCATTTGCCCATATCCGAAAGCGATTCAACAACCAAATGGCAGCCTTAAATAAATTCACAATGACGCCActtctgaaaaagaaaaatcacgcAAACGAGGAGGAAGAAATGTCATTAATAGCGATCAAGAGGAGGATGGaagttatcaaaaaatttcctGGTGACGAACGCACTGCAAAGACTTTAGAAAAGTACCCATCATACAAGTTGAAAGAAAAGGTAAGTGTGATTTTAACTGATATTTCATTAacttaagcataaaatttaaacaacaggCTCTGCTTTTTGTCGTTAGTAAACATAAGATACAAAATCGTGTCAACGTTATTGTTGTAACGTTTTCTCTATTTTTGCAGTGCATAACCGACATTGCTGTGTTCTTTGGATATTTCTCTAAAGAAAACATGGTGAACAAGTGCCGGTTgcgattttgtaatttcatcGAGGGAAGGTCATTGTACTGTGAAATAGGGTGTGTATGCCTAATGGAATTTTCCAAAGTTATGAACCAACTAGAAGCAGTTTCTTCTCCTAAAGAGCTATCTACTGTCATCAAGCTTATGAATGATGGAAGCGTAAAGCTCGTTAAAGATCGAAATCAGCCACATAATTTGTGTGCAGGTACTAAATGAGATTCGGGACCCGGATCAGTTGTTGTTGACCAATTGCAATTTGTTGATTTAggaaaatctgaaattttttgtgtctATTATCTCTGCTTTGTGTGCATTTTATCCTGGATTTAGCATATCCTGCTGCAGGTAAAAAGTTGTGGGGCGATCGCAAAAATTGGTTACTTCTTCAGTTTTCAATTTTCCAACGTTGTGTGAATATGGGTCATGTAGCctaattacattttatttctaattatgaattctcaaagttttatttcttgtcCGAATGTCTTTACTTGTTGCATCATATGCAATATACGGTTTTATTACATTaaccaaaataataattttaaataataatttcgcTTGAATGTTTACATTACAGTATCTCGAAACGAGGAATGTTTGTTTGCCTTCtttaagtttattgtaaaaactttattattattgcatttgtagcctatatagttTTTAGTTGACTATATGCCATTTTCCTTAGTTTCGTTCTCGTAGCTTGTGGTAGACGGCATCAAGCCGATTGTGAATTTTTCCTTTAAtcgctttttcttttctttgacttttttggaaggatacataattaaaattttgtcagaCTGGTAATTATGCATTTTGGTCACGTGATGTTCAAGTGCGACATTTCAATTGGCAATTGGCATGGATTAAGCCAGGGAATCCCAGGCTGGTCTAGGTTCTATATGGGCGAGTATTTAGCCAGGTTTACATTAACTAGGACGCTCGCGGCTGAATATGGGGATATTCATAACCAAACACGATTGGAAAGGATTTAGTCGTTTCAGACTAGTATTTAGCCGCAAGAAGGACTGTATTTATCCAGCTGGTAGTGGCTAAATACCGGGATATTCATAACCATTTTTTTGGAACGCATTCAGTCACTTTTTTTTCCTGTGTGTTTATTCAATTGATCAGCGATTGAGTAAGTGGTAGCTCAAACTAGTCTTCTAGCGGTTTTTGTTAATAGGTCGTATATCAATCGGGGCACCCGGCGTTTTGCGCCATCCGTTGTTGATAAAACGATGTTTATACAAGTTTAGTACAAAACCACAATGCCTTAGACAATTTTATGCCTTCGACAGCGCTGTTTCTGGGTAAATCCCATCATCAGCAAGGCGCTAATTGCAAGCCATAAAAAACCTTGATGAAGTCAAAATGATATTTGTGAGCACaatctttgcacgacttaaattTGGCGATAATTCCTCATTGCTACCTATACAgacaatttttattatgttttattGCTTGAACTTGGAATTGTTCATCAGAACCACTGAAGAAAAGAAACTGTCAAACTGTTGTTAATGACTTGACCAGGGTCAATTTGGCGCCGCCACGACAAAATGCGTAACTGCAGCTACCATTGCCATGATTACCTAGTCGTGACGAGGCCACACCAGTGTTGTAATTGTACCTTCTGGTTCTTGGTTATATCCATTGGGCTTTTATCATTTGGTTTGGCAAGCTTAACTTGATTCGCGAAGTTTTTTCTAAGGGATTTTGAATTGCCTACAATCCCTATATGATAGTGTGcttgctaattgtcataattagcccttattcctacCGAACTCTTGTGtgatgatgatattataatgttattcttgctttattttgtgtgtttaacAATAAGCGCTCTACTATATTTTGACCGTGTTTAGTATGCGCGACCCTgttttgattacttccgaattacgtcattcgtaCTTCAGCGCTCAACGTGATAGTCTGACATTTTCATGGCGATCAAGAAGTGAATGATTTCAGAAAAACCTTATTGCTGAAGATTGGCGTTGCTGTAATCATAGGTTGCGATTGTTCCAAAAACACTGGGCTAGGGCTAGGCTGCTGTCAGTACATTGGGTTCAAATATTATAAATGCTGCCTATATTTATCAAGCGACTAGTAAGTGTTTGTTATTGTGACTATTTCCTTAATTGTATAAGATTAAAAGTGAAAACACGATACTTATATATCATTATAATTGCTTGTCAAAACGTCAAATTTAATAGGATATGATGGAGTCAGTGCAAGACACGTGAGatttattgtttgattttggTTCATGATATTCTGATTAGGTTAAGAATGACGGAACAAGAATGTATTGGCATGTGAATACGAAAGCTGTTTAAACATGGAACCAGATCTAGGCTACCTACTGGGTTGGCTGAAGTTCCTCTTGTAGTTCGTGAACAATTTCTATGGATTGTTTGATGTAGGCCTACCGGTACGTATGAACAAGTCGTAGGTCTATTCAGTGAATCGACGTTAAATTCACTTCTTTGGACAAGCAGGTTATTCTGTTTCCTTAAAATCACGACACGATGGTCTacgttttaaatattttattttccattGATTTGTCGATCAAGACTTTTCTCCAGCAAATAGCGACTGGTCGCCCAACCTTTCCGGTCCGATTGCGCAATAACCTCCATCCACTATGACGTTGGTTCCGGTCATATAAGATGCATCCCTGGACCatcagaaaaataaaagacGAGGAAAAGGAAGAAAGtagcaataaataaataatagttAAGACACAAGTCTCATCCTTTTTAAGACACAAGTCTCATCCTTTTTAAGACACAAGTCTCATCTTTTTTTATGGCCAcgtgtttgtttatttcaccTGCTGCATAAGAAGACGGTGACAGCGGCAATTTCGGAAGTGTTTGCCGCTCGTCTTTTGATGCTGAAATCTGCCACTGCCGGCATACTTTCTTGAGAACCGTCCACTGATGCTTTTGcttgctgtaaaataagaaataaaattaagcaAAGCAGGCTCAACACCTATAGTCTATGTGAAGCCATGAATGGAAACAAATTATGAAATAACTATCCCTTAGTCGtctattgtattgtattgtatttttgagTATTTCGTGTGTTGCCGCCTTACCGGTACTTTTTCTATATACTacatagaaacaaaatattatgctGACCACTGGAGACCAGACCCAAGCGGGCGAAATGCTGTTCACGCGAATTTGATCCTTTCCCAAGTCAAGGGCCATGTTCTTTGTCATCGTTATAATAGCTCCTTTGGTGGCAGAGTATGTCCACCTTTCTGGCTGAGCCCTCAAGGCGGAGGCACTAGCCAAGTTAACAATAGCGGCTCCGTTTGCTGTAAGCCACAACATGAACTGGGACAAATTTGTTGCATTGTTccaacttgaaattttttacgttttcaaacgttgttaaaaacaataccTTTAACCAAATAAGGATGACAAGCCTGCACCATTGAAGCAGCTCCCATGATGTTGACGTCACAACTTTTTCTCCAATCTGCGGGTTCGCTTTTCAATCCTACCGGAATAAGCACTAGACATAACATCACATCACAGCCAGAAACAGTTTAAAAACGGTTATATTTGACAAAGTGTCTGCAAATTCTGTGATAACTTACTTACCTGACGATCCAAAGAAAGCCGCAGAATTTACCAGGCAATGTATGACGCCATCATTGTCGCCTGCGACCTCTTCTACTGCTTTCGTGCAAGACGACTTGTCCGCAACATTTACAAAGTAAAACTTTACATTGTCGTGGCCTTCAGCTTTAATGCGCTCTACTGCTTTTGCGCCATTAGTTCTGTCCATATCTGCAATTGCTACAACAGCACCATCATTTGCAAATCTTTCGGCGACCGCAAATCCTATTCCAGATGCCCCACCGGTTACCACTACAACCTTGTCCTTAAAGCGATTTTTCGTGAATTCTTGGTCAAGAGGCGGTTGATTTTTCGAATGAAACTCAGGATTATCCATCATTAACCGCACCTGCAAATCCCACCTTTCATATTAAAACACGTAAACCACGATCAACAAAAGTTTACACAAGAGACTGGTATAAGTTACtcaaaattaataattaatctactTAGCAAGGAATTAAGTTACTAAATGGCGTGTTACTTTTAATCCaagtttgtttatatttcaagtgtttgtttagaaaaagttttgcataTCATTTTAACAAACTGTCAGACGAAACTTTAATAAATGTTAAACAAATcaataaatgaaagaaaagatttgtcacATATACATAAAAATAGTCGAAAACGTGCAGTGGAGATAGAATTTAGTAATAAACAAACGGCATTACGGCATTGGATGAGTAATACACATTGAATAAGCCATGTCTCTTGAAACATAAACTACCGTTTGgatgtttttaattaaaatgctaACATGACGACAATGCATCCAAAATTTGGCATTTTTACAGCAGTTTTTCTAGCTAGAAACTATCGGCGTTTAATGTGCGTGATTCATTTAGCACGCCCACCATGTGCGTATTTCGGCTGATGATAAACTTTCGTCATATGATAATAAGTAATATACTCATAAACTGTacataaattaacaaaatgcaCGATTGCATTTCAAGCGGACCTATTATGACAACTTGAAAATACGCCAAAAGCGATGCGTTAATTGAACTTTTACACCCTTGCAATTAACACATACCG belongs to Clavelina lepadiformis chromosome 6, kaClaLepa1.1, whole genome shotgun sequence and includes:
- the LOC143462819 gene encoding dihydroanticapsin 7-dehydrogenase-like; amino-acid sequence: MMDNPEFHSKNQPPLDQEFTKNRFKDKVVVVTGGASGIGFAVAERFANDGAVVAIADMDRTNGAKAVERIKAEGHDNVKFYFVNVADKSSCTKAVEEVAGDNDGVIHCLVNSAAFFGSSGLKSEPADWRKSCDVNIMGAASMVQACHPYLVKANGAAIVNLASASALRAQPERWTYSATKGAIITMTKNMALDLGKDQIRVNSISPAWVWSPVQAKASVDGSQESMPAVADFSIKRRAANTSEIAAVTVFLCSRDASYMTGTNVIVDGGYCAIGPERLGDQSLFAGEKS